The following are encoded together in the Anoplopoma fimbria isolate UVic2021 breed Golden Eagle Sablefish chromosome 9, Afim_UVic_2022, whole genome shotgun sequence genome:
- the LOC129095754 gene encoding snaclec stejaggregin-B subunit beta-1-like, with amino-acid sequence MHFYCINVTVVVEEKSWEQALEHCREHHTDLSSLLSETDNLLALKQFNKVRTTERVWIGLRYLGDHWLWVNGDPLEYEAWPKRGVQEHQCPIQKRCGALTKEGLWEKWDCSEELNFICF; translated from the coding sequence atgcatttttactgCATCAATGTTACcgtggtggtggaggagaagTCCTGGGAGCAGGCTCTGGAGCACTGCAGAGAGCACCACACCGACCTCAGCAGCCTGCTCTCTGAGACGGACAACCTCCTGGCACTGAAACAGTTCAACAAAGTCCGCACCACCGAGCGAGTGTGGATCGGCCTGCGTTACCTAGGGGACCACTGGCTGTGGGTGAACGGTGACCCTCTGGAGTATGAGGCCTGGCCCAAGAGAGGAGTTCAGGAGCACCAGTGTCCTATACAGAAACGCTGTGGAGCTTTAACCAAAGAGGGGCTGTGGGAGAAATGGGACTGCAGTGAAGAACTGAACTTCATCTGCTTCTAA
- the LOC129095755 gene encoding snaclec stejaggregin-B subunit beta-1-like, with translation MHFYCINVTVVVEEKSWEQALEHCREHHTDLSSLLSETDNLLALKQFNKVRTTERVWIGLRYLGDHWLWVNGDPLEYEAWPKRGVQEHQCPIQKRCGALTKEGLWENWDCSEELNFICF, from the coding sequence atgcatttttactgCATCAATGTTACcgtggtggtggaggagaagTCCTGGGAGCAGGCTCTGGAGCACTGCAGAGAGCACCACACCGACCTCAGCAGCCTGCTCTCTGAGACGGACAACCTCCTGGCACTGAAACAGTTCAACAAAGTCCGCACCACCGAGCGAGTGTGGATCGGCCTGCGTTACCTAGGGGACCACTGGCTGTGGGTGAACGGTGACCCTCTGGAGTATGAGGCCTGGCCCAAGAGAGGAGTTCAGGAGCACCAGTGTCCTATACAGAAACGCTGTGGAGCTTTAACCAAAGAGGGGCTGTGGGAGAACTGGGACTGCAGTGAAGAACTGAACTTCATCTGCTTCTAA
- the LOC129095751 gene encoding snaclec 7-like encodes MHFYCINVTVVVEEKSWEQALEHCREHHTDLSSLLSETDNLLALKQFNKVRTTERVWIGLRYLGDHWLWVNGDPLEYEAWPKRGVQEHQCPIQKRCGALTKEGLWENWDCNDELNFICF; translated from the coding sequence atgcatttttactgCATCAATGTTACcgtggtggtggaggagaagTCCTGGGAGCAGGCTCTGGAGCACTGCAGAGAGCACCACACCGACCTCAGCAGCCTGCTCTCTGAGACGGACAACCTCCTGGCACTGAAACAGTTCAACAAAGTCCGCACCACCGAGCGAGTGTGGATCGGCCTGCGTTACCTAGGGGACCACTGGCTGTGGGTGAACGGTGACCCTCTGGAGTATGAGGCCTGGCCCAAGAGAGGAGTTCAGGAGCACCAGTGTCCTATACAGAAACGCTGTGGAGCTTTAACCAAAGAGGGGCTGTGGGAGAACTGGGACTGCAATGATGAACTGAACTTCATCTGCTTCTAA